One genomic region from Nocardia vinacea encodes:
- a CDS encoding DMT family transporter produces MQTQLLDPLFRATGKPSLAAGMQPLFVVLWSSAFIAGVIGVGAAPPMMVLFARFAIAAVLLAVYATVIRASWPSAGQLKHVVIAGLLMQIVQFGAFYTAMSLHVSAAIIALVQGLNPVVIALLAGFIGETVTARQWFGFGIGGVGVGLAVIDQSSMSLVGLLLCVIGLLGLSVGTIYQKRFVPQVDSRATTAIHMAASAPIAGVLAWNTGQLHIWDATRFAESLTWMVLVNSMVAFLLLNAMLKRWEATRVGRLFFATPAVTAVLAWLFIDQPLRPLAAAGLGVGLIGMVFASRRPTPAIDQRQPVPVR; encoded by the coding sequence ATGCAGACGCAACTCTTGGACCCGCTGTTCCGAGCGACCGGCAAGCCATCCCTTGCGGCCGGCATGCAACCACTGTTCGTCGTGCTGTGGAGCAGCGCCTTCATCGCCGGAGTCATCGGTGTCGGCGCGGCACCGCCGATGATGGTGCTGTTCGCCCGCTTCGCCATCGCCGCGGTCCTGCTCGCGGTGTACGCCACCGTGATTCGTGCGAGCTGGCCGAGCGCAGGCCAGCTCAAACATGTCGTCATCGCGGGTCTGCTGATGCAGATCGTGCAGTTCGGCGCGTTCTACACCGCGATGAGCCTGCATGTTTCGGCCGCCATCATCGCCCTGGTACAGGGACTCAATCCGGTCGTCATCGCTTTGCTGGCCGGATTCATCGGCGAAACCGTCACGGCGCGACAGTGGTTCGGCTTCGGCATCGGTGGCGTCGGCGTCGGCTTGGCCGTAATCGACCAATCGAGCATGTCACTGGTCGGTCTGCTGCTGTGCGTGATCGGCTTGCTCGGCCTCAGCGTCGGCACGATCTACCAGAAACGCTTTGTACCGCAGGTCGATTCGCGCGCCACCACCGCTATTCACATGGCCGCGAGCGCGCCGATTGCGGGCGTATTGGCTTGGAACACCGGCCAATTGCACATCTGGGATGCGACGCGATTCGCGGAATCGCTCACCTGGATGGTGCTGGTCAATTCGATGGTCGCATTCCTGCTGCTGAACGCGATGCTGAAGCGTTGGGAGGCAACGCGAGTCGGGCGTCTGTTCTTCGCGACGCCCGCGGTCACGGCCGTACTGGCCTGGCTGTTCATCGATCAGCCGCTGCGGCCCCTCGCCGCGGCCGGACTCGGCGTCGGACTGATCGGCATGGTGTTCGCCTCGCGCCGCCCGACGCCCGCAATCGATCAGCGGCAGCCGGTGCCCGTCCGCTGA
- a CDS encoding DUF475 domain-containing protein, with translation MVLRIFGMSIVVTVVSLVVAFLYGGPTALALAAILGILEVSLSFDNAVINATVLERMNEFWQRIFLTVGVVIAVFGMRLVFPLAIVWITAGLTPVKAFDLALNPPEGDALTFPDGSPSYEKLLTDAHPQIAAFGGMFLLLLFLNFIFEERETTWLSWLEKPLAQLGKLDMLSVVVASVGLVLTAELIATDEERATVLVAGLLGMITYIVVDGLGSLFHTEEFEESADGGPSQLVKAAGKAAFFLFLYLEVLDASFSFDGVIGAFAITSDPIIIALGLGLIGAMFVRSITVYLVRKGTLSEYVYLEHGAHWAIGALAVILFVSIGVHINDIITGLVGVAFIGAAFITSIIQNRRDDADEVESEREVTPVA, from the coding sequence GTGGTCCTGCGCATATTCGGCATGTCCATCGTTGTTACGGTGGTATCACTCGTCGTGGCATTCCTGTACGGCGGGCCGACCGCGCTGGCGTTGGCCGCCATCCTCGGCATCCTCGAGGTCTCGCTGTCGTTCGACAACGCGGTCATCAACGCCACCGTGCTCGAGCGGATGAACGAGTTCTGGCAGCGGATCTTCCTCACCGTCGGCGTGGTCATCGCCGTATTCGGCATGCGGTTGGTCTTCCCATTGGCGATCGTCTGGATCACCGCGGGCCTGACCCCGGTGAAGGCGTTCGACCTGGCGCTGAACCCGCCCGAAGGTGACGCGCTGACCTTCCCGGACGGCAGCCCGAGCTACGAGAAGTTGCTCACCGACGCACATCCGCAGATCGCCGCATTCGGTGGCATGTTCCTGCTGCTGCTGTTCCTGAACTTCATCTTCGAGGAACGCGAAACCACCTGGCTGTCCTGGCTGGAGAAGCCGCTGGCCCAGCTCGGCAAGCTCGATATGCTCTCGGTGGTCGTCGCGAGCGTCGGCCTGGTGCTCACCGCGGAATTGATCGCGACCGACGAAGAGCGCGCCACGGTCCTGGTCGCCGGTCTGCTCGGCATGATCACCTACATCGTGGTCGACGGACTCGGTTCGCTGTTCCATACCGAGGAGTTCGAGGAATCCGCGGACGGCGGTCCGTCCCAGCTGGTCAAGGCCGCGGGCAAGGCGGCGTTCTTCCTGTTCCTGTACCTCGAGGTGCTCGACGCGTCGTTCTCCTTCGACGGTGTCATCGGCGCCTTCGCCATCACCTCCGACCCGATCATCATCGCGCTCGGCCTCGGTCTGATCGGCGCCATGTTCGTCCGTTCGATCACCGTGTACCTGGTGCGCAAGGGCACGCTGTCGGAGTACGTGTACCTGGAGCACGGCGCGCACTGGGCGATCGGCGCGCTGGCGGTCATCCTGTTCGTCTCGATCGGCGTGCACATCAACGACATCATCACCGGTCTCGTCGGCGTGGCGTTCATCGGCGCGGCATTCATCACCAGCATCATTCAGAATCGGCGCGATGACGCCGACGAAGTGGAGAGCGAACGAGAAGTCACCCCGGTGGCCTGA
- a CDS encoding TerD family protein: MGVSLSKGGNVSLTKAAPNLTAVSVGLGWDIRTTTGTDFDLDASAIATGADKKVVSDKHFIFFNNLKSPEGSIEHLGDNLTGEGEGDDEVIKVDLANTPPTIESIFFPVSIYDADTRQQSFGQVRNAYIRVVDQANGTELARYDLSEDASTETAMVFGELYRNGAEWKFRAVGQGYASGLAGIARDYGVNV; the protein is encoded by the coding sequence ATGGGTGTCAGTTTGTCCAAGGGCGGCAATGTCTCGTTGACGAAGGCAGCGCCGAACCTTACCGCTGTCTCCGTCGGGCTCGGGTGGGATATTCGTACGACCACCGGCACCGACTTCGATCTGGATGCCAGTGCGATCGCGACCGGTGCGGACAAGAAGGTCGTGTCCGACAAGCACTTCATCTTCTTCAACAACCTCAAGTCGCCCGAGGGCAGCATCGAGCACCTCGGCGACAACCTCACCGGTGAGGGCGAAGGCGATGACGAGGTCATCAAGGTTGACCTCGCCAACACCCCGCCGACCATCGAGAGCATCTTCTTCCCGGTCTCGATCTACGACGCGGACACCCGGCAGCAGTCCTTCGGCCAGGTGCGCAACGCCTACATCCGCGTCGTCGACCAGGCCAACGGCACCGAGCTGGCACGCTACGACCTGTCCGAGGACGCCTCGACCGAGACGGCCATGGTCTTCGGCGAGCTGTACCGCAACGGCGCCGAGTGGAAGTTCCGCGCCGTCGGGCAGGGCTACGCCTCGGGTCTGGCGGGTATCGCCCGTGACTACGGCGTGAACGTCTAA
- a CDS encoding HpcH/HpaI aldolase/citrate lyase family protein, which translates to MTAGIVVQQQVSLRKQLPLRHFRQLHGPEARHLFHRQPEPFGDDADREILAFALGATLYAPATRTDLALTISKRAARGVCSMVIDLEDAVADHEVEFAKRQTVATLNLLADSEDPNPLLFVRVRDADTVAEIVEQLGTGAVALTGFVFPKFDRASGPKYLAALEAAAERWGRPVYGMPVLESPALVHRETRDQELTQIAALLAEHRERILAVRIGATDMCSTFGIRRDRDLTIYDVRVVADVIADIVNYLGRSDGTGFVITGPVWEYFADHERMFRPLLRTAPFEESDAVPFRRYLVSRDLDGLLREITLDRANGIQGKTVIHPSHVAAVHALSVVTHEEYSDALDILQVDVGGVAASGYRNKMNEMRPHRSWARQTLLRARVFGVANKGVSFVDLLTALVTE; encoded by the coding sequence ATGACTGCGGGCATCGTCGTCCAGCAACAGGTCTCCCTGCGAAAGCAATTGCCGCTGCGCCATTTTCGCCAGCTGCACGGCCCGGAGGCGCGGCACCTGTTCCATCGACAACCGGAACCGTTCGGCGATGACGCCGACCGGGAAATTCTGGCGTTCGCGCTCGGCGCCACGCTGTATGCGCCGGCAACCCGCACCGACCTCGCCTTGACGATCAGTAAGCGGGCCGCGCGCGGCGTGTGTTCGATGGTCATCGATCTCGAGGACGCCGTCGCCGATCACGAGGTGGAATTCGCCAAACGACAGACCGTCGCGACGCTGAATCTGCTTGCCGACAGCGAGGATCCGAATCCGCTGCTGTTCGTCCGGGTTCGCGATGCCGATACCGTGGCCGAAATCGTCGAACAACTCGGCACCGGGGCGGTGGCACTGACCGGCTTCGTCTTTCCGAAATTCGACCGTGCGAGCGGTCCGAAATATCTCGCCGCGCTCGAGGCGGCTGCCGAGCGGTGGGGCAGACCTGTGTACGGCATGCCGGTGCTCGAATCGCCCGCGCTGGTGCATCGCGAGACCCGGGATCAGGAGCTGACCCAGATCGCGGCGCTGTTGGCCGAGCACCGGGAGCGGATACTCGCGGTGCGCATCGGTGCGACGGATATGTGCTCGACCTTCGGCATTCGGCGGGACCGGGATCTGACCATCTACGACGTGCGGGTGGTCGCAGATGTCATCGCCGATATCGTGAACTACCTGGGACGTTCGGACGGTACGGGTTTCGTGATCACCGGACCGGTCTGGGAATACTTCGCCGACCACGAGCGGATGTTTCGGCCGCTGCTGCGGACCGCGCCGTTCGAGGAATCCGATGCGGTGCCGTTCCGGCGCTATCTGGTCAGTCGCGATCTGGACGGGCTACTACGCGAGATCACACTCGACCGGGCCAATGGGATCCAGGGCAAAACGGTGATCCACCCGTCGCATGTCGCGGCCGTGCATGCGCTATCGGTGGTGACGCACGAGGAGTATTCGGATGCGCTGGACATTCTGCAGGTCGATGTCGGCGGGGTGGCGGCATCCGGATATCGGAACAAGATGAACGAGATGCGGCCGCATCGCAGTTGGGCGCGTCAGACGCTGCTGCGGGCTCGTGTTTTCGGTGTCGCGAATAAGGGTGTTTCGTTCGTGGATCTATTGACGGCGTTGGTGACCGAGTGA
- a CDS encoding phosphoribosyltransferase family protein produces the protein MSIDPWATTNLGIELRHERSHGGGSVDVLPAELPIATLIQPGLRRNPRRAHLLVSTVLGKHLPTDPRVVLGAGNRLGDLVRDVLGERAAVVLGFAETATGLGHCVAARIGAGCYLHSTRREVPDATTLTGFEEGHSHATSHLLQPAPADIFVNDLPLVLVDDEISTGDTAIDAVRALHAFSPRAHYVLASLVDMRTEHDRARFQSAAESLGARIDTVCLAAGRTLLPDDLVATVSSMPDPVLNPTAAQRGSFDRVELPWPASVPEGGRHGILRSDTDAFEAALAKAAEALRVRLADDFAGRPAIVLGHEELMYLPLRLAAELADAGIATRFQTTTRSPAYVLDEPGYPLRRGFRFIAPEPGEVQPRYLYNAHWIEDALSELAVLGAGADSSEDTALGGDVPLGGDVALGGDVALGGDVALDEGVALSGDVAFDEDVAARDEGAVRCDRARAGEEAVDDPGPTGAAGVRSVGVEPVLVVVIDTPADTDELLVEGGLIDVLTASGDDVVLAVLPGADPRLLHAERTDVRSSAVGAEPRVL, from the coding sequence GTGAGCATTGATCCTTGGGCAACAACGAATTTGGGTATCGAGTTGCGGCACGAGCGATCGCACGGTGGCGGATCAGTGGATGTGCTGCCCGCCGAATTGCCCATCGCCACATTGATTCAGCCGGGGTTGCGGCGTAATCCACGTCGCGCGCACCTACTGGTTTCGACCGTGCTCGGCAAGCATCTGCCGACGGATCCGCGGGTGGTTCTCGGTGCGGGCAATCGACTGGGCGATCTGGTGCGTGACGTATTGGGGGAACGTGCGGCCGTGGTACTCGGATTCGCCGAGACCGCGACGGGCTTGGGGCATTGTGTGGCGGCACGGATCGGGGCCGGATGCTATCTGCATTCGACCCGTCGCGAGGTGCCCGACGCGACCACCTTGACCGGCTTCGAGGAAGGCCATTCGCACGCAACCTCACATCTGCTGCAACCCGCACCCGCGGATATCTTCGTCAACGATCTGCCGCTGGTGCTCGTAGACGATGAAATATCCACTGGTGACACGGCAATCGATGCGGTTCGGGCATTGCACGCGTTTTCGCCGCGTGCGCATTATGTGCTGGCGTCGCTGGTGGATATGCGGACCGAGCACGATCGGGCGCGGTTCCAGTCGGCGGCCGAGTCGTTGGGCGCGCGGATCGACACCGTGTGTCTGGCGGCCGGGCGCACCTTGCTGCCCGATGACCTGGTCGCGACGGTGTCGTCGATGCCTGATCCGGTACTGAATCCGACTGCGGCGCAGCGTGGTTCGTTCGATCGAGTCGAGTTGCCGTGGCCTGCGTCGGTTCCCGAGGGCGGTCGGCACGGGATTCTGCGCTCCGATACCGATGCGTTCGAGGCTGCGCTCGCGAAGGCCGCCGAGGCGCTGCGGGTACGGCTTGCCGATGATTTCGCCGGACGGCCCGCGATTGTGCTCGGGCACGAAGAGCTGATGTATCTGCCGCTGCGGTTGGCGGCCGAGCTCGCCGACGCCGGGATTGCGACCCGATTCCAGACGACGACCCGGTCGCCCGCGTATGTGCTGGATGAGCCGGGGTATCCGTTGCGGCGCGGGTTTCGGTTCATCGCACCCGAACCCGGTGAGGTGCAGCCGCGGTATCTGTACAACGCGCACTGGATCGAGGATGCGCTGTCCGAACTCGCGGTGCTGGGTGCTGGCGCGGACTCGAGTGAGGACACGGCGCTGGGTGGGGACGTGCCGCTGGGTGGGGACGTGGCATTGGGTGGGGACGTGGCATTGGGTGGGGATGTCGCGCTCGACGAGGGCGTGGCGCTGAGTGGGGACGTCGCGTTCGACGAGGACGTGGCGGCGCGCGACGAGGGCGCGGTGCGGTGCGATCGTGCTCGCGCGGGCGAGGAGGCGGTGGATGATCCGGGGCCGACCGGGGCCGCCGGTGTGCGGTCGGTCGGCGTCGAGCCAGTTCTGGTCGTTGTCATCGATACACCGGCCGATACCGATGAACTGCTGGTCGAGGGCGGTCTGATCGATGTGCTGACCGCATCTGGTGACGATGTCGTATTGGCAGTCCTGCCGGGTGCGGATCCGCGGTTGTTGCATGCAGAACGGACCGATGTCCGGTCGTCCGCCGTAGGGGCCGAACCGAGGGTGTTATGA
- a CDS encoding cysteine protease StiP family protein: MRSNAVPESNISPQSALELPVPLRGPAFGSYAPEEVSWLLKDLSDVDLEADVAERERRIQSGAAHYAESLPIEYQPDAAYRLLFDEVLTESAERLALAVATVSELVVAERGTDIVLVSLARAGTPIGVLMRRWLRSRSLDVPHYAVSIVRDRGIDAVALDYLARNHDPASVVFVDGWTGKGAITRELTEALDAYRAAGGARFNDELAVLADPGHCVRTYGTRDDFLIASACLNSTVSGLISRTVLNDTLIGPGDFHGAKFYRELAADDVSGRLLDTVTTAFDAVRDRVPAELAAVRADDRTPTWTGWASVDKVREEYGVASVNFVKPGVGETTRVLLRRLPWRVLVREADAPEHAHIRLLAAARGVPVEVVPDLAYSCMGLIKDVQQ, from the coding sequence ATGAGGTCGAACGCTGTGCCGGAATCGAATATCTCTCCGCAATCGGCCTTGGAACTTCCCGTTCCACTGCGCGGCCCGGCATTCGGATCGTATGCGCCCGAGGAGGTTTCCTGGCTGCTGAAGGATCTGTCCGATGTCGACCTCGAGGCCGATGTGGCCGAGCGGGAACGCCGGATCCAGTCCGGTGCCGCGCATTACGCGGAATCGCTGCCGATCGAATATCAGCCCGATGCCGCTTATCGCTTGCTGTTCGACGAGGTGTTGACCGAGAGTGCCGAGCGGCTCGCGCTCGCCGTGGCGACGGTATCCGAACTCGTTGTCGCCGAACGCGGTACCGATATCGTGCTGGTTTCACTGGCGCGGGCGGGTACGCCGATCGGGGTTCTCATGCGGCGCTGGTTGCGGTCTCGAAGTCTCGATGTGCCGCACTATGCGGTATCGATCGTGCGTGATCGCGGTATCGATGCCGTCGCACTGGATTATCTTGCTCGCAACCATGATCCGGCCTCGGTCGTGTTCGTCGACGGCTGGACCGGCAAGGGTGCCATCACTCGCGAACTCACCGAAGCGCTGGACGCCTATCGCGCCGCGGGCGGTGCCCGATTCAATGACGAGCTCGCCGTGCTCGCCGACCCGGGACATTGCGTGCGCACCTACGGCACCCGAGACGACTTCCTGATTGCCTCGGCCTGCCTGAATTCGACAGTTTCCGGACTGATTTCGCGCACCGTACTCAATGACACGCTGATCGGACCCGGCGATTTCCACGGCGCGAAGTTCTATCGCGAACTGGCAGCCGACGATGTCTCCGGTCGTCTGCTCGACACCGTGACCACCGCCTTCGACGCGGTCCGGGATCGCGTGCCCGCCGAACTGGCCGCCGTGCGCGCCGACGACCGGACACCGACCTGGACCGGCTGGGCCTCGGTCGACAAGGTGCGCGAGGAATACGGCGTGGCCAGTGTGAATTTCGTGAAACCGGGTGTCGGTGAGACGACCCGGGTGTTGCTGCGGCGGCTGCCGTGGCGGGTGCTGGTGCGTGAGGCGGACGCACCGGAACACGCGCATATCCGTCTGCTCGCCGCGGCCCGCGGTGTTCCGGTCGAGGTCGTACCCGACCTGGCCTATTCGTGCATGGGATTGATCAAGGACGTACAGCAGTAA
- a CDS encoding HAD family hydrolase → MHLRKLRRQALIATDLDRTMIYSRNAFHATTDVPTVCVEHLEGAPLSFMTTTAALRMQTLTEPAAVIPTTTRTIKQFERIQLPGAPWRYAITSNGGNILVDGVPDMRWRIDIDAQMRAGGATLSEVNTELRARIDDSWVTKFRVADHLFTYLVVKPKEVPDGFLAEWDAWCRPRGWSVSQQGRKIYTMPLAVCKSHAVREVRRRLVENGELTTAAMTLAAGDGALDAEMLRTADSAIRPRHGELEQLNWTHPNLTITRASGILAGEEIINWFIKAAPDAA, encoded by the coding sequence ATGCATCTGAGAAAACTACGAAGACAGGCTCTGATCGCTACCGATCTCGACCGAACGATGATCTACTCGCGCAACGCTTTCCACGCCACCACCGACGTGCCGACGGTTTGTGTGGAACACCTCGAGGGCGCGCCACTGTCGTTCATGACAACCACCGCCGCCCTGCGCATGCAGACCCTGACCGAACCCGCCGCCGTCATTCCCACCACCACGCGGACCATCAAGCAGTTCGAACGTATCCAATTACCCGGCGCTCCTTGGCGATACGCGATTACCAGCAATGGCGGGAACATCCTGGTCGACGGTGTGCCGGATATGCGCTGGCGCATCGATATCGACGCGCAGATGCGGGCAGGCGGCGCGACGCTGTCGGAGGTGAATACCGAACTGCGTGCGCGGATCGACGATTCCTGGGTCACCAAATTCCGGGTCGCCGATCATCTGTTCACCTACCTGGTGGTGAAGCCCAAGGAAGTACCCGACGGCTTCCTCGCCGAATGGGATGCCTGGTGCCGCCCGCGCGGCTGGTCCGTCTCCCAGCAGGGCCGCAAGATCTACACGATGCCCCTGGCCGTCTGTAAGAGTCATGCGGTACGTGAAGTCCGTCGCCGCCTGGTCGAAAACGGTGAACTCACTACTGCGGCGATGACACTCGCCGCAGGTGACGGCGCTCTCGACGCCGAAATGCTGCGTACCGCGGACTCCGCCATCCGTCCGCGCCACGGCGAACTCGAACAACTCAACTGGACCCACCCCAACCTCACCATCACCCGCGCCTCCGGAATTCTCGCGGGCGAGGAGATCATCAACTGGTTCATCAAGGCCGCACCGGACGCCGCGTAA
- a CDS encoding MerR family transcriptional regulator has translation MLIGELAERVGTSTRTLRYYEEHGLVRARRSTSGYRVYDESELQVVSKIRTLLDVGFDLDDIRPFVACIRAGNTSGDVCPDSVATLRRKLDEVEAAIDRLHAVRSQLRDQLDAAAVSR, from the coding sequence ATGCTGATCGGTGAGCTGGCCGAGCGCGTCGGAACGAGTACCAGGACGCTGCGCTACTACGAGGAGCACGGTTTGGTGCGGGCGCGGCGCTCGACCAGTGGCTATCGCGTCTATGACGAGTCGGAGTTGCAGGTCGTCAGCAAGATCCGGACGTTGCTCGACGTCGGCTTCGATCTCGACGATATCCGACCGTTCGTCGCCTGTATCCGTGCCGGAAATACCTCAGGGGATGTCTGCCCGGATTCGGTGGCGACATTGCGGCGCAAACTCGACGAAGTCGAGGCGGCCATCGATCGGTTACATGCGGTGCGATCGCAACTGCGCGACCAGCTCGACGCGGCGGCGGTGTCGCGGTGA